One Litorilinea aerophila genomic window carries:
- a CDS encoding cytochrome C, protein MMADRIEQILGPRIPPEELHAHRSRYLLPTLFMMAAAVLLIASIFMPYWSLTLHAPQYPQGLTIQAYLNRLEGDVREIDGLNHYIGMRPLNEAATFERSISIIGVVAIALLLLATVFVHTRWAALLALPALLFPLIFLADLQYWMANFGQNLDPRAPLSSSVKPFVPPVLFEGRIAQFRTWAVPDVGLWMATAASVLILIGLWFHRRAYKPLVEAQEHQPTSAR, encoded by the coding sequence ATGATGGCAGATCGGATTGAACAGATTCTCGGCCCCCGGATTCCACCGGAGGAGCTCCACGCCCATCGCAGCCGGTACCTGCTGCCCACCCTCTTTATGATGGCCGCAGCGGTGCTGCTCATCGCGTCCATCTTCATGCCCTACTGGTCGCTGACCCTCCACGCGCCCCAGTATCCCCAGGGGTTGACCATCCAGGCCTATCTCAACCGGCTGGAGGGGGATGTGCGGGAGATCGATGGGCTCAACCATTACATCGGCATGCGCCCCCTGAACGAGGCCGCCACCTTCGAGCGCTCCATCTCCATCATCGGCGTGGTCGCCATCGCCCTTTTGCTGCTGGCCACCGTCTTCGTCCACACCCGGTGGGCGGCCCTGCTGGCCCTGCCGGCGCTCCTCTTCCCCCTCATCTTCCTGGCCGACCTCCAGTACTGGATGGCCAATTTCGGCCAGAACCTGGACCCCAGGGCGCCCCTGTCCAGCAGCGTCAAGCCCTTCGTGCCGCCGGTGCTCTTTGAAGGGCGCATCGCCCAGTTTCGCACCTGGGCCGTGCCGGATGTGGGCCTGTGGATGGCCACCGCGGCCTCCGTGTTGATCCTCATCGGCCTCTGGTTCCACCGTCGGGCCTATAAGCCCCTGGTGGAGGCCCAGGAACACCAGCCGACATCAGCCCGGTGA